The genomic segment CTGGGCGTCGAGATCCGCACGGGCGTCACGGTCGGCCGGGATGTGACTCTGCGCGAACTGGCGGACACCCACGACGCGCTCTTCCTCGCGATCGGACTGGGAGCGGCCCGCCCGCTGGGGGTGCCGGGGGAGGATCTCGACGGCGTACTGGACGCTCTGGCGTTCCTTCGCGCGGTGGTGACCCGGCCGAAGGATCAGGTGGCCATCGGCCGGAGGGTCGTGGTCGTCGGGTGCGGGAATACCGCCATGGATACCGCGTGCTCCGCCGCGCTCCTCGGAGCCGAGGTGACGGTCGCCTATCGCCGTTCGGAAGGGGATGTCACCGCCTATGCATCCGAACTGGAACACGCGAAGTCGCTCGGCGTGCGCTTCCTCTGGCACTGTGCCCCGAGGGCGCTGCTCGGAGGCAGCCGGGTGGAGGAAGTGGAACTCCTGCGGATGGAACCGGGCGCTCCGGATGGAAGCGGGCGCCCGTCTCCCGTGCCGGTCCCGGGGTCCGCGTTCCGGATTCCCGCCGACGCGGTGGTTCCGGCGCTGGGGCAAACCCCGGACGATCGCCCCGCCGGGGAGCTGGGCTTCGCCACCGAACATGGACGCCCGCTGGTGGACTCCGAAGGGCGCACCAGCGTGCCGGGGGTCTATGCGGGGGGAGACTGGACAAATGGCGGGAAGGAGGCGGTCCACGCCGTGGCCGCGGGAAGGGACGCCGCCCATGCGATTCTGGCGGACCTTCCGGCGGAGCCTCCCTCCCGCGGAGAGGAATCCACCGAAAGAGGAGGTTGATCATGGGCGAAAAGAGAATCTGCGTTCGGGGAGGGACCGTGGTGAACGCCGCGGACGAGTTTCGGGCGGACATCCTCCTGGAAGGGGAGCGGATTGCGCTTCTCGGCCGGGATCTGGACATGGACGCGGACGAGACCATCGACGCGACCGGGAAGTATGTCTTCCCCGGCGGGATCGACATGCACACGCATCTGGACATGCCGTTCTTCGCGACCGCCACGAGCGACGACTTCCACACAGGGACGGCCGCCGCCTGCGCGGGCGGGACGACCTCCGTCATCGACTTTGCCATTCAGGCCAAGGGGGAGAGCCTCGCGTCAACGCTCGAGACATGGAAGGCCAAGGCGAAGGGGAAAGCGGTCGGAGATTACGGTTTCCACATGGCCGTGACGGACCTCACGGATGCGGTTCTTGCGGAGATCCCGGAGATGGTGGCCCTTGGCGTGCCCTCGATGAAGCTCTTCCTGGCGTACAAGGGAGCGCTCATGGTCTCCGATGAGGACTTCTTCCGGACGCTGGTCACGGCGGGAGAGAACGGCGCGCTGGTCATGGTGCATGCGGAGAACGGGGATGTGATCGATCACCTCCAGCGCAAGTTTCTCTCCGAAGGGAAGACGGAGCCGCGCTACCATGCGCTGTCACGCCCTCCCGCGATCGAAGGGGAAGCGACCGGCCGCGCCATCGCGCTGGCGGAAGTGGCCGGTGCGCCGCTCTATGTGGTCCATGTGACCTGTCGGGAGGCGGTCGAGCGAATCCGTGAAGCTCAGGACCGCGGGCTTCCTGTGCATGGCGAGACCTGTCCCCAGTATCTCTATCTCAGTTACGAAAACTACCTGGAACCCGGCTTTGAAGGCGCGAAGTATGTCATGAGTCCCCCGCTCCGGGACGCATCGAACCAGGCGGTGCTCTGGAAGGCGCTGGGGGACGGCACGCTGGAGATCCTCTCCTCCGACCACGCTCCGTTCCGAATGGCGGACCAGAAGATCCTGGGGAAGGACGACTTTTCGAAGATCCCCAACGGCGCGGGCGGGATTGAATCCCGGCTCTACCTTCTGTGGACAGGCGGTGTCGAGGAGGGTCGGATTTCGCGGAAGAAGTTCGTGGACCTTGTGTCGGCGGCTCCCGCCCGGCGGTTCGGGCTCTACCCCCGGAAGGGGGTCATTGCGCCGGGGAGCGACGCGGACCTGGTCGTATGGGATCCGACGGTGGAACATGTCCTTTCTGCGGAAGCTCACCACATGGCGGTGGATTTCAATCCGTTTGAGGGGATACGCGTGAAGGGGCGCCCGGAATGGGTGTTTCGCAGGGGCGAGACGGTCGGTCGGAGCGGGAATCCCGTCGGAGAGGCAGGATCCGGGGAGTTTTTGCCGAGATAGCGGAGAGCTGGAAGGCTGTCCGGGCTGAAGTCCACCCCTCCTCCGGCCGATCCTCTGACCAGATCCGG from the Gemmatimonadota bacterium genome contains:
- a CDS encoding NAD(P)-dependent oxidoreductase, with amino-acid sequence MTHAPSAGVSLEERFAERLPALSHRQAAAEASRCLYCYDAPCVTACPTSIDVPSFIRMIGSGNRVGAARKILTRNPLGGTCARACPVEELCEGACVRATGGAPVAIGRLQRFATDVVGERPGGVLPRVLPAAADRRRGSVAIVGSGPAGLSAAIELARAGVRATVFESSAEPGGLCSHGIMPYRLPRGVVLAESEAARALGVEIRTGVTVGRDVTLRELADTHDALFLAIGLGAARPLGVPGEDLDGVLDALAFLRAVVTRPKDQVAIGRRVVVVGCGNTAMDTACSAALLGAEVTVAYRRSEGDVTAYASELEHAKSLGVRFLWHCAPRALLGGSRVEEVELLRMEPGAPDGSGRPSPVPVPGSAFRIPADAVVPALGQTPDDRPAGELGFATEHGRPLVDSEGRTSVPGVYAGGDWTNGGKEAVHAVAAGRDAAHAILADLPAEPPSRGEESTERGG
- the hydA gene encoding dihydropyrimidinase; the protein is MGEKRICVRGGTVVNAADEFRADILLEGERIALLGRDLDMDADETIDATGKYVFPGGIDMHTHLDMPFFATATSDDFHTGTAAACAGGTTSVIDFAIQAKGESLASTLETWKAKAKGKAVGDYGFHMAVTDLTDAVLAEIPEMVALGVPSMKLFLAYKGALMVSDEDFFRTLVTAGENGALVMVHAENGDVIDHLQRKFLSEGKTEPRYHALSRPPAIEGEATGRAIALAEVAGAPLYVVHVTCREAVERIREAQDRGLPVHGETCPQYLYLSYENYLEPGFEGAKYVMSPPLRDASNQAVLWKALGDGTLEILSSDHAPFRMADQKILGKDDFSKIPNGAGGIESRLYLLWTGGVEEGRISRKKFVDLVSAAPARRFGLYPRKGVIAPGSDADLVVWDPTVEHVLSAEAHHMAVDFNPFEGIRVKGRPEWVFRRGETVGRSGNPVGEAGSGEFLPR